In Campylobacter concisus, one DNA window encodes the following:
- a CDS encoding divergent polysaccharide deacetylase family protein: protein MSEKKTTKKRPTKKSVGRSHNKTYLGIGIIAAILIIALSVALSIKNNGAEQISKANEPKIEKQISKKAEPKVASKEKKQEYEKRKYPLKFDEDENLSKIFTDPKHKSELALNSKVEPKEQKKIAEVKSEAKKEEIKKEQNDTKNLLASYKNTEPSVIENEQKIEPFYSSKIEQKTELKPQNFEAKVDQNKSAEIEKKEKFKSENTKVEPAKKAENLTTKKIEKTKYEEKNIKKDSFEAVPFTPNTSIQGRAKLVIIIDDVATFEHASMIKSLGLKITPSIFPATKTHPDTPNIARTFEFYMIHLPMQAKHFDSPEIGTLTINESFESMHEKIKKIRKDFPRAKYTNNHTGSRFTSDFDAMDKAYRALIQQGFVFVDSKTIAQTAVARAAKKHNQPYISRDIFLDDDPSASAVRRELAAAVNLAKKRGYAIAIGHPKKNTISVIKESKNNLLKDVDVVYLKDIL from the coding sequence TTGAGCGAAAAAAAGACTACAAAGAAGCGACCTACAAAAAAGAGTGTAGGTCGCTCTCACAATAAAACCTATCTTGGTATCGGCATTATCGCGGCTATTTTGATAATAGCACTTAGCGTAGCTCTTAGTATAAAAAATAATGGTGCAGAACAGATAAGTAAAGCAAATGAGCCAAAGATAGAGAAGCAAATTTCTAAAAAAGCTGAGCCAAAGGTTGCCAGTAAAGAGAAAAAACAAGAGTACGAAAAGAGAAAATACCCTCTAAAATTTGATGAAGATGAAAATTTAAGTAAAATTTTTACCGATCCTAAGCATAAAAGTGAGCTTGCTTTAAATTCAAAAGTTGAGCCAAAAGAGCAAAAAAAGATAGCTGAAGTAAAGAGTGAAGCCAAAAAAGAAGAGATAAAAAAAGAGCAAAACGATACTAAAAATTTGCTTGCAAGTTATAAAAATACAGAGCCTAGCGTAATAGAAAATGAACAAAAGATAGAGCCATTTTATAGCTCAAAAATCGAACAAAAAACTGAGTTAAAACCTCAAAATTTTGAAGCAAAAGTCGATCAAAATAAAAGCGCTGAAATAGAAAAAAAAGAGAAATTTAAAAGCGAGAACACAAAAGTCGAGCCAGCTAAAAAAGCTGAAAATTTAACTACCAAAAAGATAGAAAAAACAAAATACGAAGAAAAAAATATAAAAAAAGATAGCTTTGAAGCGGTACCTTTTACGCCAAATACCAGCATACAAGGACGTGCAAAGCTCGTCATCATAATAGACGATGTGGCGACATTTGAACATGCAAGTATGATAAAGTCACTTGGCCTAAAAATCACACCGTCTATTTTTCCAGCGACAAAGACTCATCCAGATACGCCAAATATCGCAAGAACATTTGAGTTTTATATGATACATCTTCCGATGCAAGCAAAGCACTTTGATAGCCCAGAGATAGGCACTCTCACGATCAACGAGAGTTTTGAGAGCATGCACGAAAAGATAAAAAAGATACGCAAAGACTTCCCGCGTGCAAAATATACAAACAACCACACAGGATCACGCTTTACAAGCGATTTTGATGCTATGGATAAGGCATATAGGGCGCTGATACAGCAGGGCTTTGTCTTTGTTGATAGCAAAACTATCGCTCAAACCGCTGTAGCAAGAGCTGCAAAAAAACATAATCAGCCATATATTTCAAGAGATATATTTTTAGACGACGATCCATCGGCTAGTGCTGTTAGGCGTGAGCTTGCGGCTGCTGTAAATTTGGCTAAAAAAAGAGGCTACGCGATCGCAATTGGACATCCAAAGAAAAATACGATTTCGGTTATAAAAGAGAGTAAAAATAATCTTTTAAAAGATGTTGATGTGGTTTATCTAAAAGATATTTTATGA